In one Gadus morhua chromosome 15, gadMor3.0, whole genome shotgun sequence genomic region, the following are encoded:
- the LOC115560070 gene encoding uncharacterized protein LOC115560070 has product MRAIRDHIYWTAASSTTGPGRVTKWTTLLNHVQDIHTHDDPLFPKCLHPIRSTTDKSRWLSGATPAFYKLEKALTKKTVLRDIAKLSPHHQTSSLEAFHAVILWFAPKNVVDPFLGMLCRLYLAALHYNENSDRGQATTSSGDLMFRLTFPKASKGECRAKPVKTEATFQYVNDLMDMIMEKVFVDPASYRAEILKINIPPELSSEYEHPDKVEIIASYVSRFNQGRVV; this is encoded by the exons ATGCGAGCCATCAGAGACCACATCTATTGGACGGCGGCATCGTCAACAACTGGGCCGGGGAGAGTGACAAAATGGACCACCCTCCTGAACCATGTTCAGGATATTCATACTCACGATGACCCCCTCTTCCCAAAATGTCTACATCCAATTCGCAGCACAACAGACAAAAGTAGATGGCTCTCAGGAG CAACTCCTGCATTCTACAAGCTGGAGAAGGCGCTGACCAAGAAGACAGTCCTGAGGGATATAGCAAAGCTCAGTCCCCAccaccagacgtcctctttggAGGCATTCCACGCCGTGATCCTGTGGTTCGCTCCTAAAAATGTGGTAGATCCATTTCTAGGAATGCTGTGCAG ACTCTACCTGGCTGCACTGCATTACAATGAGAATTCTGATAGAGGACAAGCCACTACGTCATCAGGGGATCTTATGTTCAGACTGACCTTTCCTAAGGCCAGTAAGGGAGAGTGCAGAGCCAAACCAGTGAAGACTGAGGCGACATTCC AGTATGTGAATGATTTGATGGACATGATCATGGAGAAGGTCTTTGTCGACCCAGCATCGTACAGAGCAGAGATTCTGAAGATAAACATCCCGCCGGAACTGTCTTCAGAATATGAGCATCCAGACAAGGTGGAGATCATCGCCAGCTATGTCTCCAGATTCAATCAAGGGAGGGTGGTTTGA